In Pelosinus sp. IPA-1, a single genomic region encodes these proteins:
- the metK gene encoding methionine adenosyltransferase has product MEKKRVLFTSESVTEGHPDKMADQISDGVLDAIMAKDPMGRVACETLLTTGQVHVVGEITTNCYVDIPKIVRDTIKEIGYTRAKYGFDGDTCGVLVSIGEQSADIAMGVDKALEAKQGQMDDIEAIGAGDQGMMFGYATNETPEYMPLTISLAHKLARRLTEVRKNEEVDYLRPDGKTQVTVEYEDGQPLRVDTIVISTQHGPEVELATIEKDLIEKVIVPIVPAHLLDANTKYYINPTGRFVIGGPQGDAGLTGRKIIVDTYGGMARHGGGAFSGKDCTKVDRSAAYAARYVAKNVVAAGLADKCEIQLAYAIGMAHPVSIMVETFGTAKVDEKLIAELIKKHFDLRPAGIIKTLDLRRPIYRQTAAYGHFGRTDIDLPWERTDKAEILRKEANL; this is encoded by the coding sequence GTGGAAAAAAAACGCGTATTATTTACTTCAGAGTCTGTTACTGAAGGACATCCTGATAAAATGGCGGATCAGATTTCAGATGGTGTATTAGATGCCATTATGGCAAAAGATCCTATGGGACGGGTAGCATGTGAGACTTTGTTGACAACAGGTCAAGTACATGTAGTTGGTGAAATAACAACGAATTGTTATGTGGATATTCCTAAGATAGTACGTGATACAATTAAAGAAATTGGCTATACACGTGCAAAATATGGCTTTGATGGTGACACTTGTGGTGTACTGGTTTCCATAGGTGAGCAATCCGCTGATATTGCGATGGGTGTTGACAAGGCGCTAGAAGCAAAACAAGGACAAATGGATGATATTGAAGCAATCGGTGCTGGTGACCAAGGAATGATGTTTGGTTACGCAACCAATGAAACTCCAGAGTATATGCCATTGACAATATCCTTAGCACATAAGTTAGCTCGTCGTTTAACAGAAGTCCGTAAAAATGAAGAAGTTGATTATTTACGTCCTGATGGAAAAACACAAGTAACGGTGGAATATGAAGATGGACAACCTCTTCGTGTCGATACGATCGTAATTTCAACCCAGCACGGTCCTGAAGTTGAATTAGCAACTATTGAAAAAGATTTGATTGAAAAAGTTATTGTACCAATTGTTCCAGCTCATCTATTAGATGCAAATACGAAATACTATATTAACCCAACAGGCCGTTTTGTAATAGGTGGACCTCAAGGCGATGCTGGTTTGACTGGCCGTAAAATCATTGTTGATACATATGGTGGAATGGCACGTCATGGTGGCGGTGCATTCTCTGGTAAGGATTGTACCAAAGTAGATCGCTCAGCTGCCTATGCAGCTCGCTACGTTGCCAAAAACGTAGTTGCGGCAGGATTAGCAGATAAATGTGAGATCCAGTTAGCTTATGCTATTGGTATGGCGCATCCAGTCTCGATTATGGTAGAGACTTTTGGCACGGCTAAAGTAGATGAAAAACTGATTGCCGAGCTGATTAAAAAACATTTTGATTTGCGTCCAGCTGGCATTATTAAAACCTTGGACTTGCGTCGTCCGATTTATCGTCAAACAGCAGCTTACGGACACTTTGGCCGTACTGATATTGATTTGCCTTGGGAACGCACTGATAAAGCAGAAATTTTACGTAAGGAAGCAAATCTTTAA
- the coaBC gene encoding bifunctional phosphopantothenoylcysteine decarboxylase/phosphopantothenate--cysteine ligase CoaBC, which produces MLKGKNIVVGVAGGISAYKVVDVVSRLKKQGANIYVIMTKAATNFVTPLTFREISGHPVVVDMWAEATNWNVEHIALASRADLFLLAPATGNIIGKIANGIADDMLSTTVMATTAPILMVPAMNTNMYLNTIVQQNISKLTQLDYYFMDPDCGKLACGTEGVGRLPEPEAIVEKVIEILKTNHDFTGKKILITAGGTQEAIDPVRYIGNRSSGKMGYALAEVAAHRGAKVTLISGPTHLVSPPGVTIEFVQSASQMQDAVLAHFAESDIVIKAAAVADYRPQSMSEHKIKKTGETLHLILEKNPDILLQLGHLKKHQILVGFAAETQDLLVHAQDKLTRKNLDMIVANDVTIPGAGFNTDTNIAKLLYRDGRIEELPQMSKKRLAEVILDKIHIECRK; this is translated from the coding sequence ATGTTAAAGGGAAAGAATATTGTTGTTGGCGTAGCTGGTGGTATTTCTGCTTATAAAGTAGTGGATGTCGTTAGCCGTCTAAAAAAACAGGGCGCCAACATATATGTTATTATGACTAAGGCAGCGACTAACTTTGTTACCCCATTGACTTTCCGAGAAATAAGTGGACATCCGGTTGTAGTTGATATGTGGGCAGAAGCTACCAATTGGAATGTTGAACATATTGCATTAGCTAGTAGAGCAGATTTGTTTTTATTGGCTCCTGCAACGGGAAATATTATTGGTAAAATAGCCAATGGTATAGCGGATGATATGTTATCTACTACGGTTATGGCGACAACGGCACCAATCTTAATGGTGCCAGCTATGAATACGAATATGTATTTAAATACCATTGTTCAGCAAAATATTAGTAAGCTGACTCAATTAGATTATTACTTTATGGATCCAGATTGTGGTAAATTAGCATGTGGTACAGAGGGTGTAGGACGTTTACCTGAGCCAGAGGCTATTGTAGAAAAGGTAATTGAGATACTAAAAACCAATCATGATTTTACAGGGAAAAAGATATTAATTACTGCAGGTGGAACGCAGGAGGCAATTGATCCCGTAAGATATATCGGTAACCGCTCTAGTGGGAAAATGGGCTATGCATTGGCGGAGGTTGCTGCGCACAGAGGAGCAAAAGTCACTTTAATATCGGGACCTACTCATTTAGTTTCGCCACCTGGTGTTACAATAGAATTTGTACAATCAGCATCACAGATGCAGGATGCCGTATTGGCTCATTTTGCGGAAAGTGATATTGTGATAAAGGCAGCGGCAGTAGCGGATTATCGTCCACAGAGTATGTCGGAGCATAAAATTAAAAAGACTGGTGAGACGCTACATTTGATACTAGAGAAAAATCCGGATATCTTACTACAGCTTGGGCACCTAAAGAAACATCAGATATTGGTTGGTTTTGCTGCTGAAACTCAGGATTTACTAGTTCATGCACAAGATAAATTAACGAGAAAAAATTTAGATATGATTGTCGCTAATGATGTTACTATACCTGGTGCCGGATTTAATACGGACACAAATATAGCAAAATTGTTGTACCGTGACGGTCGTATAGAAGAGTTGCCTCAAATGTCTAAAAAAAGGCTAGCAGAAGTTATTTTAGATAAAATTCACATAGAATGTCGAAAATAG
- the rpoZ gene encoding DNA-directed RNA polymerase subunit omega yields MIHPSLDVLVTKVDSKYTLVVLAAKRARELMDGSVPMVESKSNKQVTIALEEVAQDKISYERTKSGIK; encoded by the coding sequence ATGATTCATCCATCATTAGATGTTTTAGTGACTAAAGTTGATAGTAAATATACATTGGTTGTGCTTGCGGCTAAGCGTGCTCGAGAACTTATGGACGGTTCAGTACCCATGGTTGAGAGCAAGTCGAATAAGCAAGTAACCATTGCTTTAGAGGAAGTAGCGCAAGACAAAATATCCTATGAGCGGACCAAAAGCGGTATAAAGTAG
- the gmk gene encoding guanylate kinase encodes MTKEGILLVLSGPSGAGKGTICQELLRRYPELNYSISATTRAARVGEKHGVNYWFVSREEFENMIKNDELLEWAEVYGNFYGTPCRHVKDLLQNGKDVVLEIDAQGATQIKKRFPQGVFIYIAPPSLDELANRIHKRGTDSLDVIKKRLSCVNNELTYVHNYNYIVVNDEVQEATNKVLSIITAEKCQVVRNDNIVEEILTNFNK; translated from the coding sequence ATGACAAAAGAGGGAATTTTACTTGTTTTATCTGGTCCATCTGGAGCAGGTAAAGGGACAATTTGTCAAGAATTGCTGCGTAGATATCCTGAATTAAACTATTCCATATCTGCCACTACACGGGCAGCACGTGTAGGAGAAAAACATGGGGTTAATTACTGGTTTGTTTCTCGTGAAGAATTTGAGAATATGATAAAAAATGATGAGTTGTTGGAATGGGCTGAAGTTTATGGCAATTTTTATGGAACACCATGCCGTCATGTAAAGGATTTATTACAAAATGGTAAGGATGTTGTCTTAGAAATAGATGCACAGGGAGCTACGCAGATAAAAAAAAGATTCCCCCAAGGAGTGTTTATCTATATTGCACCACCGTCCTTGGATGAGCTAGCGAATCGCATTCATAAAAGAGGTACTGACAGCTTGGATGTGATAAAGAAAAGGCTCAGTTGTGTTAATAATGAATTGACATACGTACATAATTATAACTACATAGTAGTAAATGATGAGGTGCAAGAAGCAACAAACAAGGTTTTATCAATTATTACTGCAGAAAAGTGCCAAGTGGTACGTAATGACAATATAGTGGAAGAAATATTAACTAATTTTAATAAATAA
- the remA gene encoding extracellular matrix/biofilm regulator RemA: MEIKLINIGFGNIVSANRIISIVSPESAPIKRIIQEARDRGMLIDATYGRRTRAVIITDSDHVILSAVQPETVAHRLASKETSEDTAE, from the coding sequence ATGGAAATAAAACTTATCAATATTGGCTTTGGTAATATTGTATCTGCGAATAGAATCATATCTATTGTCAGTCCTGAATCGGCGCCAATTAAAAGAATTATTCAAGAAGCTCGTGACAGAGGAATGTTAATTGATGCAACTTATGGAAGACGTACTAGAGCTGTAATTATTACTGACAGTGATCATGTAATTTTATCTGCAGTGCAGCCTGAAACCGTAGCTCATCGCCTTGCCAGCAAAGAAACTAGCGAGGACACTGCAGAATAG
- a CDS encoding YicC/YloC family endoribonuclease — translation MIKSMTGFGRGEYMDNEYRLIVEIKAVNHRYNEIVIRMPKNLGPLEDKIRRSVSSALVRGRIDVFITIDEYGEKKRAVRIDKELAVAYNKALDELSELFAMPVKDRIYQIAKYPDVIRAEEVTEDALSLWPKLSQAVSIAVNNLMQMRITEGLNIQQDLIARIAVIESYIKSVEERAPQVLVEYREKILGRMRDLLGMIGEEPDVGRLVQEAAIFADKTNITEELVRLKSHLAQFHTALHIDEAVGRKLDFIVQEINRETNTIASKANDFTVANIVVEIKSEIEKVREQIQNVE, via the coding sequence GTGATAAAAAGTATGACTGGGTTTGGGCGTGGCGAATATATGGATAATGAATACAGACTAATTGTAGAAATTAAAGCTGTAAATCATCGTTATAATGAAATCGTTATTCGTATGCCTAAGAATTTAGGACCACTTGAAGATAAAATTCGGCGCAGTGTATCTAGTGCACTAGTAAGAGGCCGTATTGATGTTTTTATAACAATAGACGAGTATGGAGAAAAGAAAAGAGCTGTTCGGATTGACAAAGAATTAGCAGTGGCTTATAATAAAGCTTTAGATGAATTATCAGAATTATTTGCTATGCCAGTAAAGGATAGAATTTATCAAATAGCAAAATATCCTGATGTTATTCGCGCTGAGGAAGTAACAGAAGATGCTTTATCTTTGTGGCCTAAATTGTCTCAAGCCGTTTCTATAGCGGTCAATAATCTTATGCAGATGCGTATAACAGAAGGGTTAAATATTCAGCAAGATTTGATAGCGCGTATCGCAGTGATTGAATCATATATTAAATCAGTAGAAGAGCGTGCTCCTCAAGTTTTAGTAGAGTACCGGGAAAAGATATTGGGACGTATGCGTGATTTATTGGGGATGATAGGAGAAGAACCTGACGTCGGCAGATTGGTACAGGAAGCAGCGATTTTTGCTGATAAAACGAATATAACTGAGGAGTTAGTACGTTTAAAAAGTCATTTGGCACAATTTCATACTGCATTACATATTGATGAGGCAGTAGGAAGAAAATTGGATTTCATCGTGCAGGAGATTAATCGTGAGACGAATACAATTGCTTCAAAAGCGAATGATTTTACTGTAGCCAACATAGTCGTAGAAATTAAAAGTGAAATTGAAAAAGTCAGAGAACAGATTCAAAATGTAGAGTAG
- the dapF gene encoding diaminopimelate epimerase, which produces MKFNFSKWHGLGNDFVIVNGLEESIENYEEMAIKVCDRHFGIGADGLVILLKSEIADFKMRIFNSDGSEAEMCGNVTRCMARYVFEHGLTDKKKITLETKAGIIKPELIFTNGILDTVKVDMGEPRLKRSEIPMVGNADEQVINEILRVGDIEYNITCVSMGNPHCIIFVDDLTLVDLSVIGPKIETDPIFPKKTNVEFVQVLNKQKLRMRVWERGAGVTMACGTGTCATLVAAVLNGKADRQATIELDGGTLFIEWGLDNHIYMSGPAVEVFRGKYL; this is translated from the coding sequence ATGAAGTTTAATTTTAGTAAATGGCATGGTTTGGGAAATGATTTTGTAATTGTTAATGGATTGGAAGAAAGTATTGAAAATTATGAAGAAATGGCGATTAAGGTTTGTGACCGGCATTTTGGGATAGGAGCAGATGGATTAGTTATATTATTAAAGTCAGAAATAGCTGACTTTAAAATGAGAATTTTCAATTCAGACGGTAGTGAAGCTGAAATGTGTGGTAATGTCACACGGTGTATGGCTCGTTATGTGTTTGAGCACGGCCTAACAGATAAGAAAAAAATTACGTTAGAAACGAAAGCCGGTATTATTAAACCAGAACTAATTTTTACCAATGGTATACTTGATACCGTAAAAGTTGATATGGGAGAACCGCGCCTTAAGCGAAGTGAAATACCGATGGTCGGGAACGCTGATGAACAGGTAATTAACGAAATATTACGAGTTGGCGATATTGAATACAACATTACGTGCGTATCTATGGGAAATCCCCATTGTATAATATTTGTTGATGACCTTACTTTAGTTGATCTATCTGTAATCGGACCCAAAATTGAGACAGATCCTATCTTCCCGAAGAAAACGAATGTTGAATTCGTGCAAGTATTAAATAAACAAAAATTACGTATGCGTGTTTGGGAACGCGGTGCTGGTGTTACTATGGCTTGTGGTACAGGAACTTGTGCTACATTAGTAGCAGCGGTACTCAATGGTAAAGCAGATCGGCAAGCTACAATTGAATTAGACGGGGGTACTTTGTTTATTGAATGGGGTTTGGATAATCATATTTATATGTCTGGCCCAGCAGTAGAAGTTTTTCGTGGCAAGTATCTTTGA
- a CDS encoding calcium-transporting P-type ATPase, PMR1-type, with amino-acid sequence MDTDKWYTRTAQEIIDFWRTDQEEGLSSSEVKSRIAEFGYNELVEKQKPAWWKRFFAQFQDFMVLVLLAATLISAFLGEYADAATILSIVLINAILGFIQEHRAEKSMDALRTMVAPMSHVIRNGILQQIAAREMVPGDIMVLESGDKIAADARLIDVHNMEVDEATLTGESLAVRKVADKQIGETSSLGDRKNMVYAGTSIIKGRGKAVVCATGMATEVGRIADMIQDVKPESTPLELRLESLGRWLVWGCLIICVIVVVTGVLKGEPLFLMCMAGISLAVAAIPEGLPAIVTVALALGVQRMIKRNAIIRKLPAVETLGCTTVICSDKTGTLTQNVMTVQKVFVVGRNYELTGTGYEIKGNFLYNKQEFDPKRDKCLLQCLEIGALCNNSILKHNNIGISGLWRRTTTSGWSIEGDPTEGALVIAAAKADIWRSEMEKNQRRLAEIPFESERCRMSVLYEKNNKNVIYVKGAPDVILDMCQHYMNNSTESPLSAAIKSDILEQNEKMTDQALRVLAVAYRQITKMEASHVSEELEKDLVFVGLIGMIDPPRQEVKPAIALCRQAGIKTIMITGDHRNTAVAIAKELQMFKEEKNQALTGNELDELNDGELAKIINSVTVYARVSPTHKLRIVKALKRQGHIVAMTGDGVNDAPAIKEADIGIAMGFTGTDVTKEAAAMVLADDNFATIVAAVEEGRGIYDNIRKFIRYLLSCNLGEVLTMFIATLAGLPLPLLPVQILWVNLVTDGLPAMALGVDPNNHDIMNRPPRQPRESVFSRGLSLKIITRGFQIGISTVLVFAGVYFLKNDLTLARTMAFCTLVFCQMFHVFDCRSERFSIFEIGMFKNKYLIFATVCSVFMQLLVVYHPFMREIFATVPLGLSDWLVVLCISGWTFIIGAIKHLFFRRRVPRSVLGRVH; translated from the coding sequence GTGGATACTGACAAGTGGTATACACGTACAGCGCAAGAGATAATCGATTTTTGGAGAACGGATCAAGAAGAAGGGTTATCTTCTAGTGAAGTGAAAAGTAGAATAGCTGAATTTGGATATAATGAATTGGTGGAAAAACAAAAACCCGCTTGGTGGAAACGATTTTTTGCTCAATTCCAGGATTTTATGGTTTTGGTTTTACTAGCTGCCACTTTGATTTCAGCATTTTTAGGGGAATATGCTGATGCAGCAACTATTTTGTCTATTGTGCTAATCAATGCTATATTAGGATTTATTCAAGAACATCGTGCTGAGAAATCTATGGATGCGTTACGAACGATGGTTGCACCGATGAGTCATGTTATTCGTAACGGTATTTTACAGCAAATAGCGGCCCGTGAGATGGTTCCAGGAGATATTATGGTCTTAGAATCAGGCGATAAAATTGCTGCTGATGCTAGATTAATTGATGTACACAATATGGAAGTGGACGAAGCTACATTAACAGGTGAATCATTAGCTGTTAGAAAGGTAGCGGATAAACAAATTGGGGAAACTAGTTCCCTTGGTGATCGTAAGAATATGGTGTACGCTGGAACAAGCATTATTAAGGGGCGAGGTAAGGCGGTAGTTTGTGCTACTGGGATGGCCACAGAAGTTGGTCGTATTGCAGATATGATTCAGGATGTGAAGCCTGAAAGTACACCTCTTGAACTGAGGTTAGAATCTTTAGGACGATGGCTGGTGTGGGGATGTTTAATCATTTGTGTGATCGTTGTTGTAACTGGCGTACTTAAAGGAGAACCGCTTTTTTTAATGTGTATGGCAGGTATTAGCTTAGCGGTGGCTGCGATTCCAGAAGGGCTACCAGCCATTGTTACAGTTGCTTTAGCATTAGGTGTACAGCGTATGATAAAACGGAATGCGATAATAAGAAAGTTACCTGCAGTTGAAACACTAGGTTGTACTACGGTCATTTGTTCTGATAAGACGGGTACTCTTACACAAAATGTTATGACTGTGCAAAAAGTATTTGTTGTAGGTCGAAATTATGAACTAACTGGCACTGGTTATGAAATAAAGGGGAATTTTTTATACAATAAGCAGGAATTTGATCCTAAAAGGGATAAATGTTTACTACAGTGCTTAGAAATAGGTGCATTATGTAATAATAGTATTTTAAAGCATAATAATATAGGAATAAGTGGTTTATGGCGACGTACAACTACCAGTGGGTGGTCTATTGAAGGGGATCCTACAGAAGGTGCGTTAGTGATTGCGGCAGCTAAGGCGGATATTTGGCGCAGTGAAATGGAGAAAAATCAGCGACGTTTAGCTGAAATCCCTTTTGAATCAGAACGTTGTCGAATGTCGGTTCTCTATGAGAAAAATAACAAAAATGTTATTTATGTCAAAGGTGCTCCGGATGTTATTTTAGATATGTGCCAACATTATATGAATAATAGCACCGAATCACCGCTTTCTGCGGCTATAAAAAGCGATATTCTGGAACAAAATGAAAAAATGACAGATCAGGCTCTTAGGGTATTGGCCGTGGCTTACCGACAGATTACAAAGATGGAGGCTAGTCATGTAAGCGAAGAGTTGGAAAAGGATTTAGTTTTTGTTGGTTTGATTGGTATGATTGATCCGCCTAGACAAGAAGTAAAGCCTGCAATTGCTTTATGTCGGCAAGCTGGAATAAAGACGATTATGATTACTGGAGATCATCGTAATACTGCAGTAGCAATTGCTAAGGAACTGCAAATGTTTAAAGAAGAGAAAAACCAAGCTCTTACTGGTAATGAACTTGATGAATTAAATGACGGCGAATTGGCTAAGATCATCAATAGTGTTACCGTATATGCTCGTGTATCTCCAACTCATAAGTTGCGTATTGTCAAAGCGTTAAAACGTCAGGGACATATTGTAGCTATGACTGGAGATGGTGTTAATGATGCACCTGCTATCAAAGAAGCTGACATTGGAATCGCGATGGGATTTACAGGCACTGATGTTACCAAAGAGGCAGCAGCGATGGTTTTAGCGGATGATAATTTTGCTACTATTGTTGCTGCTGTAGAAGAAGGTCGAGGTATTTATGATAACATACGAAAATTTATTCGGTATTTGCTATCTTGTAATTTAGGCGAAGTGCTCACCATGTTTATTGCTACACTCGCTGGATTGCCTTTGCCCTTGTTGCCCGTACAAATTTTATGGGTTAATCTAGTTACTGATGGGCTACCAGCTATGGCTTTAGGAGTAGATCCTAACAATCATGATATTATGAATAGGCCACCAAGGCAGCCGCGAGAAAGTGTATTTTCTCGTGGGTTAAGCCTTAAAATCATTACACGTGGTTTTCAAATCGGTATTAGTACAGTATTGGTTTTTGCAGGAGTATATTTTTTAAAAAATGATTTAACACTGGCTAGAACAATGGCCTTTTGTACTTTGGTTTTTTGTCAGATGTTTCATGTTTTTGACTGTCGGTCCGAAAGGTTTAGTATCTTTGAAATTGGCATGTTTAAAAATAAATATCTGATTTTTGCCACGGTCTGTTCTGTGTTTATGCAATTGTTAGTTGTGTATCATCCCTTTATGAGGGAAATTTTTGCCACGGTTCCTCTTGGTTTGTCGGATTGGTTAGTAGTGCTGTGCATTTCTGGGTGGACTTTTATTATAGGTGCGATTAAACATCTATTTTTTCGTAGGCGGGTGCCTCGTTCCGTTTTGGGGCGGGTGCATTAA
- a CDS encoding NFACT RNA binding domain-containing protein, translating into MSLDGVSLSALLAELNTKLTGGRIDKVFQSDKYTLILWIRQSNENLRLLISVNPKHPRIHLTEGTLENPATPPAFCMLLRKHLEGGRIASILQHSLDRIALMSIDFRNEDGTIITKCLISELMGKHSNIILTQDQVIIDAIKRVGLSISRTRQVLPRMEYTYPPGQMCLNFFETPIPVFFNTLKTLQTTPVTKAIIQTGIGIGPITAKEIVWRAGLPADILVEALDNSDIIALQEATESIITHLNSKEIEPTVIVNAENQLVGIASFNLEHLIQKNTKHHFFTMSEAVEFIDSLSGKKKLPEQTILFKIVTEESNRLQRKKIILTKELSDATSADSFRKFADIIMANLYSIPEDQNMISLPDLYHDSPEDNQISIVIDTKLSPLENAQSYYSKYNKLKRAQELLKEQLFQCIHETSYLDSILVALEHATNSSELADIREELINSGYLKKAGKRRMPIPASKPLTITTQDGLTILVGKNNRQNDIVTFKQAQHNDIWFHTKDIPGSHVILRSGSQTPSLQSIQLAAHLAAYYSKASQSSNVPVDYTQRRYVKKPSGAKPGFVIYDHQSTIYVTPDENLVNSVLKKS; encoded by the coding sequence ATGAGTCTTGATGGAGTATCCTTATCAGCTTTACTTGCTGAATTAAATACAAAACTTACAGGCGGAAGAATTGATAAAGTTTTTCAGTCCGATAAATATACATTAATATTATGGATAAGACAATCGAATGAAAACTTACGCCTACTAATTTCAGTTAATCCAAAGCATCCTCGCATTCATCTAACTGAAGGCACTTTGGAAAATCCCGCTACACCTCCGGCCTTTTGCATGTTATTACGAAAACATTTAGAAGGTGGGCGCATTGCTAGCATTCTTCAGCACAGTCTCGATAGAATCGCTTTAATGTCTATCGATTTCCGTAATGAAGATGGTACGATTATAACTAAATGTCTTATCTCTGAGTTAATGGGCAAACATAGCAATATTATCCTCACACAAGATCAGGTTATTATTGATGCTATTAAAAGAGTTGGTCTAAGTATCAGTCGTACCCGACAGGTTTTACCTCGAATGGAATATACCTACCCACCCGGTCAAATGTGCCTAAATTTTTTTGAGACTCCTATACCTGTTTTTTTTAATACGCTTAAGACGCTCCAAACAACTCCTGTCACCAAAGCCATTATTCAAACAGGTATTGGTATCGGACCTATAACGGCCAAAGAAATAGTTTGGCGAGCTGGGCTACCTGCTGACATTCTAGTTGAAGCCTTAGATAATTCTGATATTATCGCTTTACAAGAAGCAACCGAGAGTATTATTACTCATTTAAACTCAAAAGAAATAGAACCTACAGTGATTGTTAATGCCGAAAATCAACTAGTTGGTATTGCATCTTTCAACTTAGAACATTTAATACAAAAAAATACGAAACATCATTTTTTCACCATGAGTGAGGCTGTTGAATTCATAGATAGTCTTTCAGGGAAAAAAAAGCTTCCTGAACAAACTATTTTATTCAAGATTGTCACAGAAGAGAGCAACCGCTTACAACGAAAAAAGATAATTCTTACTAAAGAATTATCTGATGCGACGTCTGCGGATTCCTTTCGAAAATTTGCTGATATTATTATGGCGAATCTTTATTCAATACCTGAAGATCAGAATATGATCTCCTTACCCGACTTATATCACGATTCCCCTGAAGATAATCAAATAAGTATAGTTATTGACACCAAACTTTCCCCATTAGAAAATGCCCAATCTTATTATTCAAAATATAATAAATTAAAGAGGGCGCAGGAATTACTCAAAGAGCAGCTCTTCCAATGCATACACGAAACATCCTATCTAGATAGCATTTTAGTTGCCCTTGAACATGCTACAAACAGTTCTGAGCTTGCCGATATTCGCGAAGAATTGATTAATAGCGGTTATCTTAAAAAGGCTGGCAAACGCCGCATGCCAATTCCTGCTTCCAAGCCACTAACAATCACCACTCAGGATGGCCTAACCATTTTAGTTGGAAAAAATAATCGTCAAAATGACATTGTAACATTTAAACAAGCACAGCATAATGATATATGGTTTCATACAAAAGACATCCCAGGGTCCCATGTTATTTTACGCTCCGGCAGCCAAACCCCATCATTACAGTCGATTCAATTAGCAGCACATTTGGCTGCCTATTATAGCAAAGCCAGTCAATCATCTAATGTGCCAGTGGATTATACACAACGTCGTTATGTAAAAAAACCCTCCGGTGCGAAACCTGGTTTTGTTATTTATGATCACCAAAGTACTATATATGTAACACCAGATGAAAACCTGGTTAATTCCGTATTAAAAAAGTCCTAA
- the pyrR gene encoding bifunctional pyr operon transcriptional regulator/uracil phosphoribosyltransferase PyrR, translating to MVNLVEKTVIMDEQAIRRGLIRIAHEIIENNKGIKDLVLVGIRTRGVPLAERLAIEIARIEGVELPVGILDITLYRDDLSTLSYQPIVHQTQIPVDISGKTIVLIDDVLYTGRTVRAALDAIIDIGRPKVIQLAVLVDRGHRELPIRADYVGKNVPTSSKEVVGVQLMPVDQADKVVIKEIVE from the coding sequence ATGGTTAATTTAGTAGAAAAGACCGTCATCATGGATGAACAAGCCATCAGGCGGGGGCTCATTCGTATTGCCCATGAAATTATTGAAAACAATAAAGGGATAAAAGATTTAGTACTAGTAGGAATTAGAACTCGTGGCGTACCTCTGGCAGAAAGATTAGCAATTGAAATAGCAAGAATCGAAGGAGTAGAATTACCAGTAGGGATTTTAGACATAACCTTATATCGGGATGACTTGTCTACTCTTAGTTATCAGCCTATCGTACATCAAACGCAGATTCCTGTTGATATTAGTGGAAAAACAATTGTGTTAATTGATGATGTATTATATACGGGACGAACTGTGCGGGCTGCTCTCGACGCGATTATTGATATTGGAAGGCCAAAGGTTATACAACTAGCAGTGTTAGTAGATCGTGGTCATCGTGAACTGCCAATTCGGGCGGATTATGTAGGGAAGAACGTGCCTACTTCCAGTAAAGAAGTAGTGGGTGTCCAGTTGATGCCTGTTGATCAAGCGGATAAAGTAGTAATTAAAGAAATTGTAGAATAA